In a single window of the Methylophaga frappieri genome:
- the murA gene encoding UDP-N-acetylglucosamine 1-carboxyvinyltransferase: MDKLIINGGAALDGEIRISGAKNAALPILMGALLADGPVRIGNVPHLHDITTTLELLGRMGVTLTVDERSGVVIDPTTLSATEAAYDLVKTMRASILVLGPLLAKYGKADVSLPGGCAIGSRPVDLHLRGLEAMGADIKVENGYIRATSGKGLVGAHIFMDQVTVTGTENLMMAATLAKGKTVIENAAREPEVVDLANYLIKMGANIQGAGTATLTIQGVEVLSGTDYTILPDRIETGTYLVAAAMTRGRVKLKDTDANQLEAVLLKLEEAGAELTVGKDWISLDMQGRRPRAVNIRTAPYPAFPTDMQAQFTALNSVAEGQATIVETVFENRFMHVQEMQRMGANLQIEGNTVVCQGQPQLTAAPVMATDLRASACLVLAALVAEGETVVERIYHIDRGYECIEEKLQQLGARIRRVPTAIRSAANG; the protein is encoded by the coding sequence ATGGATAAATTGATTATTAATGGTGGCGCGGCGCTGGATGGCGAGATCAGAATATCTGGTGCGAAAAACGCGGCATTACCGATATTAATGGGCGCGTTGTTGGCCGACGGGCCAGTTCGCATCGGTAATGTGCCACACTTGCATGATATTACGACTACGCTTGAGCTATTGGGTCGGATGGGGGTGACGCTAACGGTCGATGAACGTTCTGGTGTTGTCATTGATCCGACTACGCTGTCGGCCACCGAAGCAGCCTACGATCTGGTGAAAACCATGCGGGCTTCCATTCTGGTGCTTGGTCCATTATTAGCAAAATACGGGAAAGCAGATGTGTCTCTGCCGGGTGGTTGTGCTATTGGTTCACGCCCAGTAGACCTGCATTTGCGTGGGCTCGAAGCAATGGGTGCAGACATAAAAGTTGAAAATGGCTACATCCGTGCGACTAGTGGCAAAGGCCTTGTCGGCGCGCATATTTTTATGGATCAGGTAACGGTAACCGGTACTGAAAACTTGATGATGGCGGCGACTCTGGCAAAAGGCAAAACGGTTATCGAAAATGCGGCAAGAGAGCCGGAAGTGGTTGATTTAGCCAATTACCTTATCAAGATGGGTGCTAATATTCAGGGAGCCGGTACCGCGACGCTTACCATTCAAGGTGTTGAGGTGTTATCAGGAACAGATTACACCATTTTGCCTGACCGTATCGAAACGGGTACCTATTTAGTCGCGGCGGCAATGACGCGTGGTCGGGTCAAACTGAAAGATACCGATGCCAATCAATTGGAAGCGGTACTACTCAAGCTGGAAGAGGCGGGTGCAGAGTTAACTGTTGGTAAAGACTGGATTTCATTAGATATGCAGGGTCGTCGACCTCGCGCTGTGAATATCAGAACGGCACCTTATCCGGCCTTCCCAACCGATATGCAAGCACAATTTACGGCATTGAATAGCGTTGCTGAGGGGCAGGCAACCATTGTGGAAACCGTGTTTGAAAACCGGTTTATGCATGTACAGGAAATGCAGCGTATGGGAGCAAACCTGCAAATTGAAGGTAATACGGTTGTCTGTCAGGGACAACCTCAGTTAACTGCTGCGCCGGTAATGGCTACCGATTTGCGTGCCTCAGCCTGCTTGGTGCTGGCGGCATTGGTCGCTGAAGGGGAAACGGTGGTGGAGCGGATTTACCATATCGACCGTGGTTACGAGTGTATCGAAGAAAAATTACAGCAACTCGGTGCGCGAATTCGACGGGTGCCAACGGCGATCCGGAGTGCAGCCAATGGCTGA
- the hisG gene encoding ATP phosphoribosyltransferase, with the protein MAEQLTLALSKGRIFQETLPLLKAAGIEPVDDPETSRKLILETNQPTVRLIIVRASDVPAYVAFGGADLGVAGKDVLLEHPDAALYEPVDLKIARCRLMTAGKPDIPTPIGRLKVATKFVESTRRFYAAKGEQVDIIKLYGSMELAPLVGLADRIVDVVDTGNTLRANGLEPLEHIADISSRLVVNKASMKTKHQRIQEFISNIRDAVRERNDD; encoded by the coding sequence ATGGCTGAGCAATTGACGCTGGCCTTATCCAAAGGACGTATTTTTCAAGAAACGCTGCCCTTACTTAAAGCAGCCGGTATTGAACCTGTTGACGATCCAGAAACCAGTCGCAAGTTGATTCTGGAAACCAATCAGCCAACAGTCCGTCTTATTATTGTTCGCGCTTCTGATGTACCGGCATATGTTGCTTTTGGTGGCGCAGATCTTGGGGTGGCAGGTAAAGATGTGTTGCTTGAGCATCCTGATGCCGCGTTATATGAGCCAGTTGATTTGAAAATTGCCCGTTGTCGATTGATGACGGCCGGTAAACCCGATATACCGACTCCGATTGGTCGGCTCAAAGTGGCAACCAAATTTGTCGAAAGCACGCGACGGTTTTACGCGGCAAAGGGCGAGCAGGTTGATATTATAAAGCTTTATGGCTCAATGGAGTTGGCGCCATTGGTTGGCTTGGCTGATCGTATTGTTGATGTGGTTGATACCGGCAATACCTTAAGAGCCAATGGTCTGGAACCCTTAGAGCATATCGCGGATATTAGTTCGCGCTTGGTTGTGAATAAAGCGTCAATGAAAACCAAACATCAACGGATTCAAGAGTTTATTTCTAATATCCGTGACGCGGTAAGAGAAAGAAATGATGATTGA
- the hisD gene encoding histidinol dehydrogenase codes for MIDISQLNYSSADFWQQLTHLLAWEGVSDAAVTETVRNILADVKKRGDAAVVEYSCRFDRLNVSTMAELEIPLNRAQAALNNIPVVQRQALEQAAERVRRYHEHQKQDSWQYTEADGTVLGQQVTPLDRAGLYVPGGKAAYPSSVLMNALPAKVAGVKELIMVVPTPDGEVNELVLAAAAIAGVDRIFAVGGAQAVAALAYGTETIPQVDKIVGPGNIFVATAKGMVFGTVGIDMIAGPSEILVICDGKTDPDWIAMDLFSQAEHDEDAQSILVSPDADFLRRVSESIEKLLPTMERQEIITTSLNSRGALIQVADLDEAIEVANFIAAEHLELSVDDPAEMAKKIRHAGAIFMGRYTPEALGDYCAGPNHVLPTSRTARFSSPLGVYDFQKRSSLIQVSAEGAQPLGKIASVLARGESLTAHARSAEYRLKS; via the coding sequence ATGATTGATATCAGTCAACTTAATTATAGTTCAGCCGATTTTTGGCAACAACTTACCCATCTTCTGGCTTGGGAAGGCGTGTCTGATGCGGCGGTAACGGAAACCGTTAGAAACATACTGGCCGACGTAAAAAAACGTGGCGATGCGGCGGTGGTCGAATACAGCTGTCGTTTTGACCGCTTGAACGTCTCCACTATGGCGGAGTTGGAAATTCCACTGAACCGTGCGCAGGCAGCGCTGAATAATATTCCAGTTGTGCAGCGCCAGGCCTTGGAACAGGCGGCAGAGCGGGTTCGTCGTTACCATGAACATCAAAAACAAGATTCTTGGCAATATACGGAAGCCGATGGCACGGTACTGGGTCAACAAGTAACACCTTTAGACCGGGCTGGTTTGTATGTGCCTGGTGGCAAGGCGGCTTACCCCTCTTCGGTATTAATGAACGCTTTGCCAGCCAAAGTGGCCGGTGTCAAAGAATTGATTATGGTTGTGCCAACGCCGGATGGCGAAGTGAATGAACTGGTGCTTGCTGCTGCAGCCATCGCAGGTGTTGATCGGATTTTTGCCGTGGGTGGTGCTCAAGCTGTCGCTGCTTTAGCTTATGGTACTGAAACCATTCCGCAGGTAGATAAAATTGTTGGACCGGGCAATATTTTTGTGGCTACGGCAAAAGGCATGGTGTTTGGGACCGTTGGTATTGACATGATTGCCGGGCCATCAGAAATTTTGGTGATCTGTGATGGCAAAACGGATCCTGACTGGATAGCGATGGATTTGTTTTCGCAGGCTGAGCATGACGAAGATGCGCAATCCATTTTGGTTTCACCCGATGCCGATTTTTTACGACGAGTTTCTGAATCCATCGAAAAGTTGCTGCCCACGATGGAGCGACAAGAGATCATCACAACCTCACTGAACAGCAGAGGGGCATTGATTCAAGTGGCAGATTTGGATGAAGCGATTGAAGTGGCTAACTTTATTGCTGCGGAACACTTGGAGCTGTCTGTTGATGATCCAGCCGAAATGGCGAAAAAAATCCGCCACGCGGGCGCGATTTTTATGGGCCGTTATACGCCGGAAGCGCTTGGTGATTATTGTGCGGGACCAAATCACGTCTTACCTACCTCGCGGACAGCCAGATTTAGTTCTCCGCTGGGCGTTTATGACTTTCAAAAACGATCCAGTCTGATTCAGGTTTCTGCAGAAGGCGCACAGCCTTTGGGTAAGATTGCTTCGGTACTGGCGAGAGGCGAGAGCCTGACCGCACATGCACGCAGTGCGGAATATCGTCTGAAGTCCTGA
- a CDS encoding MlaC/ttg2D family ABC transporter substrate-binding protein, translating into MMQLLKSPKQFTAMLLSLALLAVIGTVSAADMPAPQALVKTASDDMLAALKENEAKLEADPTQIYGLVEEILIPHFDFARMAKLALGKNWHQLDGEQQKQFVEEFRILLVRTYSTAMLEYTEEEIRFLPFHDDLSKKRVNVPMEVVQTGGPAIPMVLSLYQNKEDAWKVYDVKIEGISLVTNYRSSFARDINNGGVEKLLADLTARNQKARL; encoded by the coding sequence ATGATGCAACTATTAAAAAGTCCAAAACAGTTTACTGCGATGCTTCTCAGTTTGGCATTGCTGGCGGTGATAGGAACTGTATCGGCAGCCGACATGCCGGCACCTCAGGCATTAGTTAAAACCGCTTCTGATGATATGTTGGCCGCGCTGAAAGAGAATGAGGCCAAGTTGGAAGCAGATCCAACACAAATATATGGTCTGGTGGAAGAAATTCTTATTCCACATTTTGATTTTGCTCGAATGGCCAAGCTGGCATTGGGGAAAAACTGGCATCAACTGGACGGGGAGCAACAAAAACAGTTTGTTGAAGAGTTTCGCATTCTGCTGGTGCGTACTTATTCCACTGCGATGTTGGAGTACACAGAAGAAGAAATTCGGTTTTTGCCGTTTCATGATGACTTAAGCAAAAAACGGGTCAATGTGCCAATGGAAGTGGTGCAAACTGGCGGGCCTGCTATTCCAATGGTGTTGTCGTTGTATCAAAACAAAGAAGATGCCTGGAAGGTCTATGACGTCAAAATAGAAGGTATTAGTCTGGTGACCAATTATCGTTCTTCCTTTGCGCGGGATATTAATAACGGCGGGGTGGAAAAACTGCTTGCAGATTTGACCGCCCGGAATCAGAAAGCCCGGTTATGA
- a CDS encoding YncE family protein, with the protein MGRFFLISSIPILSYAETPRYAYITNQLDDSVSIISLEAQSVIQTIKVGKAPAGVALSQDGKKLFVTNPDSQDISFIDTALMQESFRLKTGSGPVGIATNSNGHRVFVADWYENVVKVIDTEKRQIIHSIPVDKSPAGLIVDNKRHKLYVANRDDNSITIIDLTTYQKIAKISVGKAPFGLALTRDGQRLYSVNVQDNTVSVVDTQKHQVLATINVGEWPYCAVLSPDDRWLYVTNQDESTVSKVDTQSQQVVTDIAVDDTPEGIDITEDGRYVYVANWGSGRVSIIDTALNAVINTLETGQGSRAFGDFITGR; encoded by the coding sequence ATGGGCCGTTTTTTTCTTATCTCTTCTATCCCGATATTAAGTTATGCAGAGACACCGCGATATGCCTATATCACAAACCAACTCGACGACAGTGTCAGTATCATTAGCTTAGAAGCACAATCCGTAATTCAGACCATTAAGGTTGGTAAAGCACCTGCTGGTGTCGCTTTAAGCCAAGATGGGAAGAAATTATTCGTTACCAACCCAGACTCTCAGGATATTTCATTCATTGATACCGCTTTGATGCAGGAATCCTTTCGACTCAAAACTGGAAGTGGCCCGGTTGGGATCGCAACTAATTCAAATGGGCATCGCGTTTTTGTAGCAGACTGGTATGAAAATGTGGTTAAGGTGATTGATACTGAAAAACGTCAAATCATTCACTCAATCCCAGTTGATAAGAGCCCAGCAGGCTTAATTGTTGATAATAAGCGACATAAACTCTATGTTGCTAACCGTGACGATAATTCCATCACGATCATTGATTTAACCACGTATCAAAAGATTGCCAAAATTAGCGTTGGTAAAGCACCATTTGGCCTTGCTCTCACACGTGATGGTCAACGGCTATATTCCGTTAATGTCCAAGACAATACGGTCAGTGTGGTCGATACCCAAAAACATCAAGTCTTAGCCACCATTAATGTCGGCGAATGGCCATATTGTGCCGTGCTAAGTCCTGATGATCGCTGGTTGTATGTGACTAATCAAGATGAAAGCACCGTGTCTAAAGTTGACACACAAAGTCAACAGGTCGTTACCGACATCGCGGTAGATGACACCCCGGAGGGTATTGATATCACTGAAGACGGACGCTATGTTTATGTCGCAAACTGGGGAAGCGGCCGGGTTTCCATTATTGATACAGCTCTAAATGCCGTTATCAATACACTTGAAACAGGACAAGGTAGCCGGGCTTTTGGTGATTTTATTACTGGACGATAA
- the mlaD gene encoding outer membrane lipid asymmetry maintenance protein MlaD — MMQNKQAEILVGLFVAAGLAALFMLAMKVSNLGDLADQQGYQVTANFQNIGGLKVRSPVSMAGVRVGRVANIKLDPNTYDAVVTLNIYSQYDTIPLDSSASIFTAGLLGEQYIGLEAGADDFYLADGDEIMLTQPAVVLEQIIGQFLYSQAEGN, encoded by the coding sequence ATGATGCAAAATAAACAAGCAGAGATTCTGGTCGGCCTGTTCGTCGCCGCTGGGTTAGCAGCCCTGTTCATGCTGGCAATGAAAGTCAGTAATCTAGGTGATTTGGCGGATCAGCAGGGCTACCAAGTGACGGCCAACTTTCAGAATATTGGCGGGTTAAAAGTGCGCTCACCGGTTTCGATGGCCGGGGTGCGCGTTGGTCGTGTCGCCAATATTAAACTGGACCCGAATACGTATGATGCCGTTGTGACACTCAATATTTATTCCCAGTACGACACCATCCCGCTGGATAGCTCGGCCAGTATTTTCACCGCTGGTTTGCTGGGTGAACAATATATCGGTTTAGAAGCCGGCGCAGATGATTTTTATCTGGCCGATGGTGATGAAATAATGCTGACCCAACCAGCGGTGGTGCTGGAGCAGATTATTGGTCAGTTTCTTTATAGTCAGGCAGAAGGTAACTGA
- a CDS encoding ABC transporter ATP-binding protein, with translation MTPLIKIRDLHFYRGNKAIFDGIDIDIYRGKVTAIMGPSGTGKTTLLKLIGGQLKPHRGTIEVDGQDVNKLNRSSLYALRKRMGMLFQSGALLTDISVFDNVAFPLREHTRLPASMIRDLVLMKLQAVGLRNARHLMPSELSGGMARRVALARAMALDPMMIMYDEPFTGQDPISMGTLVNLIRRVNDAMGLTSIVVSHDVAETARIADDIYLLSGGKVIEQGTTEQLKKSGSPWVEQFLQGLPDGPVPFHYPGTSFEADLMAGEESQ, from the coding sequence ATGACGCCACTGATCAAAATACGGGATTTGCATTTTTATCGCGGTAATAAAGCGATTTTCGATGGTATCGATATCGACATTTATCGCGGTAAGGTGACGGCTATCATGGGGCCAAGTGGCACAGGAAAAACCACTTTGCTGAAGTTGATTGGCGGTCAGTTGAAACCCCATCGTGGCACTATTGAAGTCGATGGCCAAGATGTCAATAAACTGAATCGGTCGTCACTGTATGCGCTTCGTAAACGGATGGGAATGCTGTTTCAGAGTGGTGCATTACTTACTGATATCAGTGTTTTTGATAATGTTGCGTTCCCGCTTCGCGAGCATACGCGACTGCCCGCCTCGATGATTCGCGATTTGGTATTAATGAAATTACAGGCCGTTGGTTTACGTAATGCGCGACATTTAATGCCATCAGAGTTGTCAGGAGGTATGGCGCGTCGTGTTGCGCTGGCCCGTGCCATGGCGCTGGATCCGATGATGATTATGTATGATGAGCCTTTTACTGGTCAGGATCCTATCTCAATGGGCACCCTGGTCAACCTGATCCGGCGGGTTAACGATGCCATGGGACTAACCAGTATTGTGGTGTCACATGATGTTGCCGAAACAGCGCGCATTGCCGATGATATTTACTTACTTTCTGGCGGAAAAGTGATCGAACAGGGCACCACAGAGCAGTTGAAAAAGTCGGGTTCGCCTTGGGTTGAACAATTTTTGCAAGGTTTACCCGATGGTCCGGTACCGTTTCATTATCCGGGAACCAGTTTTGAGGCGGATCTGATGGCAGGGGAGGAATCCCAATGA
- a CDS encoding STAS domain-containing protein, which translates to MTVSLDDATQRLIVSDVLTFETVAQNLAQSEPLIAELTTINVDLENVEHSDSAGLALLIQWLRMAKQQDKAIYFSNLPTQMQAMAKASGLETLLPQESL; encoded by the coding sequence ATGACGGTCAGTTTGGACGATGCAACACAAAGACTGATAGTCAGTGATGTGCTGACGTTTGAAACGGTTGCGCAGAATTTGGCGCAAAGTGAACCACTTATCGCTGAGCTGACAACAATCAATGTCGATTTGGAGAATGTTGAACACAGTGACAGTGCGGGACTGGCATTGTTGATTCAATGGTTGCGTATGGCAAAACAACAAGATAAAGCCATTTACTTCTCAAATCTGCCCACACAAATGCAAGCCATGGCGAAAGCCAGTGGTTTGGAAACACTTTTACCTCAGGAATCTTTGTAA
- a CDS encoding class I SAM-dependent methyltransferase — protein sequence MQLFCQIKPASEDWLDMADQLASQLGLTVSTTPTSSFILHLNAHGLSLSAPSSGNPLQVDFVSGKNAHRRLYGGGRNQPLARALGFKQGVSPVIIDATAGFARDAFVMASLGANVTLIEQHPIIAALISDGLTRGNADPAVAPIIQRMSLHRANAVDYLQTLSQIDWPDTIYLDPMYPQRDKTALVKKEMQLLHQLVGTDQHSHDLLDIACQRARQRIVVKRPKSAAFLAQIKPVASITSKNTRYDIYKPRLT from the coding sequence ATGCAACTATTTTGTCAGATAAAACCGGCATCCGAAGACTGGCTGGATATGGCAGATCAATTGGCCAGCCAACTTGGATTAACCGTATCGACCACACCTACATCATCTTTCATATTACATCTTAATGCTCATGGCTTATCACTGTCAGCGCCATCGTCAGGCAACCCGCTTCAGGTAGATTTTGTATCGGGTAAAAATGCCCATCGGCGACTTTATGGTGGTGGTCGCAATCAACCCCTGGCAAGAGCTTTGGGATTCAAGCAAGGTGTCAGCCCCGTTATTATCGATGCAACAGCCGGTTTTGCCCGTGATGCCTTTGTCATGGCCTCGCTTGGTGCTAACGTCACGCTGATTGAACAGCACCCAATCATTGCTGCATTAATTAGCGACGGTTTGACACGTGGCAATGCAGACCCGGCTGTTGCCCCGATCATTCAGCGCATGTCACTTCACCGAGCTAATGCGGTTGATTACTTGCAGACATTGTCTCAAATAGACTGGCCAGACACGATTTATCTGGATCCCATGTATCCACAACGGGACAAAACGGCTCTGGTAAAAAAAGAAATGCAGTTGTTGCATCAGCTGGTTGGCACCGATCAACACAGCCACGACTTACTCGATATCGCCTGCCAACGAGCACGACAACGGATTGTGGTAAAGCGGCCAAAATCAGCCGCATTTCTTGCTCAAATCAAACCAGTCGCCTCAATTACCAGCAAAAATACCCGCTATGATATTTATAAACCGCGTCTGACTTAA
- a CDS encoding replication-associated recombination protein A yields MSLFDNLQVASGRPLADRMRPQSLDDYIGQSHLLAAGKPLRQAIASGQPHSMIFWGPPGTGKTTLARLIAGYCDAEFITISAVLAGVKEVREAVARAKLLAQERGRRTMLFVDEVHRFNKSQQDAFLPYVEDGTFTFIGATTENPSFELNNALLSRARVYVLKSLETEDLRQIVDRALADGIKGVAARNVTMAEPLRDLLAEAADGDGRRVLNLLEIAIDLADSQGQQAVTEADMTSVLSGSFRRFDKGGEAFYDQISALHKSVRGSAPDAALYWLCRMLDGGCDPVYLMRRIVRMATEDIGNADPRGLEITLNAWDSFEKLGRPEGELAIAQAVVYLACAPKSNAVYNAFKAAMQDVRNHGSAEVPLHLRNAPTKLMKELDYGKAYRYAHDEPEAYAAGETYFPESLGEKQYYHPVDRGLEIKIAEKLSRLRVLDKQARQKG; encoded by the coding sequence GTGAGTTTGTTTGATAACCTGCAAGTCGCATCCGGACGGCCATTGGCCGACAGAATGCGGCCGCAGAGTTTGGATGACTATATCGGACAATCGCACTTGCTGGCTGCCGGCAAACCGCTTCGTCAAGCGATCGCCAGTGGCCAACCCCATTCGATGATTTTTTGGGGGCCGCCAGGGACGGGAAAAACAACACTGGCGCGTTTGATTGCAGGCTATTGTGACGCGGAATTTATCACTATTTCAGCGGTACTGGCTGGGGTCAAGGAGGTACGAGAAGCCGTTGCCAGAGCCAAGTTGTTGGCTCAGGAACGTGGCCGCCGTACGATGCTCTTCGTTGATGAGGTGCACCGATTTAATAAGTCGCAGCAAGATGCGTTTTTACCTTATGTTGAAGATGGCACCTTTACCTTTATTGGTGCGACGACCGAAAATCCCTCGTTTGAACTAAACAATGCGTTGCTATCTCGCGCGCGTGTTTACGTTCTGAAGTCGCTGGAAACTGAAGATCTGAGGCAGATTGTTGATCGGGCGCTTGCGGATGGTATCAAAGGTGTCGCTGCACGAAATGTAACGATGGCAGAGCCACTGCGTGATTTGCTGGCAGAGGCCGCTGATGGTGATGGGCGTCGTGTACTCAATTTATTGGAGATTGCGATTGATTTAGCTGACAGTCAGGGCCAACAGGCCGTGACTGAAGCAGACATGACCTCCGTATTGAGCGGCAGTTTTAGACGCTTTGATAAGGGTGGCGAAGCATTTTACGATCAAATTTCCGCACTGCATAAGTCGGTGAGAGGTAGTGCTCCGGATGCGGCTTTGTATTGGCTTTGTCGTATGCTTGACGGGGGATGTGATCCCGTTTATTTGATGCGACGGATTGTGCGTATGGCAACGGAAGATATTGGCAACGCTGATCCGAGAGGCTTGGAAATCACCCTCAACGCCTGGGACAGTTTTGAGAAACTCGGCCGGCCTGAGGGGGAATTGGCCATTGCCCAAGCCGTGGTTTATCTAGCTTGTGCCCCTAAAAGTAATGCTGTCTATAACGCTTTTAAAGCGGCGATGCAGGATGTACGCAATCATGGTTCAGCGGAGGTGCCGCTGCACCTTCGAAATGCGCCCACTAAGCTGATGAAAGAACTCGATTATGGTAAGGCGTATCGCTATGCACATGATGAACCTGAGGCTTATGCCGCAGGTGAAACGTATTTTCCGGAGAGCCTTGGCGAAAAGCAGTATTACCACCCCGTTGATCGGGGCTTGGAAATCAAAATTGCTGAAAAACTTAGTCGCCTTCGCGTTTTGGATAAACAGGCACGACAAAAAGGTTAA
- a CDS encoding SRPBCC family protein: protein MKKLLHLFAVTMTIIPMLASAHGPTRQMVEEKIIINAPVDKVWAMVKDFSAIDQWHPAVKSVAMKDDKTRTLTLKADGEPTITEELDKVDDEKMMLIYTIEDMSVVKTITFNSKDTPYYTLPVSTYKSWIYVKEVDKGTEVKWRGKFYRSFMDNPPVPEGQSDSDAVDVITDVYKSGLENLKNVLEK, encoded by the coding sequence ATGAAAAAATTGTTACATTTATTCGCCGTTACCATGACTATCATACCAATGCTGGCAAGTGCTCATGGTCCAACTCGTCAAATGGTGGAAGAGAAAATTATTATTAATGCGCCGGTCGACAAAGTGTGGGCAATGGTCAAAGACTTCTCTGCAATAGATCAATGGCATCCGGCAGTCAAAAGCGTTGCAATGAAAGATGATAAAACACGCACACTCACACTTAAAGCGGATGGTGAGCCAACGATCACTGAGGAACTGGACAAAGTTGATGATGAAAAAATGATGTTAATCTACACCATTGAAGACATGAGCGTTGTCAAGACGATTACTTTCAATAGTAAAGATACACCTTATTACACTTTGCCAGTTTCCACATATAAATCATGGATTTATGTTAAAGAAGTCGATAAAGGAACCGAAGTTAAATGGCGGGGAAAATTTTATCGCTCGTTTATGGATAATCCACCCGTTCCAGAAGGTCAATCGGATTCGGATGCTGTCGATGTGATTACAGATGTTTATAAATCTGGTTTGGAAAATCTGAAAAACGTACTAGAAAAATAA
- a CDS encoding BolA family protein, translated as MKASEIKQLIEAGLPDADVVVIGEDGEHFDAVVICPAFAGKSLIEQHRMVKATLGDKFTSGELHALSLKTRAEK; from the coding sequence ATGAAAGCCAGTGAAATTAAGCAGTTAATCGAAGCCGGATTGCCTGATGCCGACGTTGTCGTTATCGGCGAGGATGGTGAGCATTTTGATGCGGTGGTGATTTGTCCTGCCTTTGCTGGTAAAAGCCTCATTGAACAACACCGTATGGTTAAGGCCACACTGGGCGATAAGTTTACCAGTGGCGAACTGCATGCCTTGTCATTAAAAACCCGTGCCGAGAAGTAG
- the mlaE gene encoding lipid asymmetry maintenance ABC transporter permease subunit MlaE, whose amino-acid sequence MMTIRRLGRWGLSTMERLGRASLLLGQVLVGTPALFLRFSLVVQQLFYVGVLSVLIIVISGLFVGMVLGLQGYNTLVDFGAEESLGVLVSLSLVRELGPVVSALLFAGRAGSALTAEVGLMKSTEQLSGMEMMAVDPVRRVIAPRFLAGVVSMPLLAAIFSAVGVLGAFLVGHGLLGVDDGAFWSQMQAKTDWYDDVLNGVIKSIVFGFVVTWIALFEGYDAVPTSEGVGRATTRTVVHSAFAILGLDFVLTALMFGE is encoded by the coding sequence ATGATGACAATCCGACGTCTTGGGCGCTGGGGCTTAAGCACAATGGAACGTCTGGGACGTGCCAGTTTGTTGCTTGGTCAGGTTCTCGTTGGCACGCCCGCTTTATTCTTGCGTTTTTCTCTGGTGGTTCAGCAGCTTTTCTATGTCGGGGTCTTGTCGGTACTGATCATTGTGATTTCCGGACTGTTTGTCGGCATGGTGCTTGGCTTGCAGGGCTACAATACGCTTGTTGATTTTGGCGCAGAAGAATCGTTAGGTGTGTTGGTCTCTTTGTCGCTGGTGAGAGAGCTGGGACCGGTGGTCAGCGCGTTACTGTTTGCCGGTCGTGCGGGTTCGGCATTAACCGCGGAAGTCGGTTTAATGAAAAGTACGGAACAACTTTCTGGTATGGAGATGATGGCGGTTGATCCAGTGCGTCGCGTCATTGCACCACGGTTTTTGGCCGGGGTAGTTTCGATGCCTCTGTTAGCAGCGATATTCAGTGCTGTGGGCGTCTTGGGTGCATTTCTCGTTGGACATGGCCTGCTGGGTGTTGACGATGGTGCTTTCTGGTCACAAATGCAAGCTAAAACAGATTGGTATGATGACGTATTAAACGGCGTAATTAAAAGCATTGTATTTGGTTTTGTTGTCACATGGATAGCCTTGTTTGAAGGCTATGATGCGGTGCCGACATCTGAGGGCGTGGGACGGGCGACAACCCGTACCGTTGTGCACTCAGCATTTGCGATTCTTGGGCTGGATTTTGTTCTGACAGCGTTGATGTTCGGAGAGTAG